A window of Microbispora hainanensis genomic DNA:
GGCCCTTTGTGGCTGTTCAGTCACCCTCGCCTCCTGCCGGGATTGCCGCGCCGGCGGCAGCGAGGAGCCGGGTCCGGGCGAGCTGGCAGTAGTCGGCGTTGAGCTCGATGCCGGCGAACTTCCGCCCGAGTTGCCGCGCGGCAATGCCGGTGGTGCCGCTGCCGGTGAACGGGTCCAGCACGGTGCCGCCGGGGCGGCAGCCGGCGGCAATGGCCCTGAGCGGGATGTCGATCGGGAATGCCCCGAAGTGCGCCGCCCGCAGCGGCCGGGTCGGGATCGACCAGACGTCGCCAGGGTTCCTGCCGTTGGGGTGTGCGGCGGCATGCCGCGCACCCGTGGGCCGCATCGCAACGCCGTGGCGGGTACCGGCCGAGTCCTCGCCGTCGCTGCCGTACTTGCCGGGCGGCGGCCAGGCCGTCGTGATGCTGTTCGCCTTGCTCCCCCCGGAGCGTGCCCGTCTGGTGATCGGGCGGTCGCCGGTGTAGGGCTGACGGACCGGATCGAGGTCGAACCAGTACCGCTGCTGCTTGACGAGCAGGAAGATCAGCTCGTACCGGTTGGACATCCGGTCGCGGACGGACTGCGGCATCGCATTGGGCTTGCTCCACACGATGGCGTTGTGGAGGATCCAGCCGTCCTCCTGGAGGGCGAAGGCGACCCGCCACGGCATGCCGAGCAGGTTCTTCGGCGGCACGACCAGCCGCGCCTTAGGCCGCACCTCGGGCTGCCGGATGTTGTAGTCCTTGCCCCGCGCCCAGCCGTCGGAGTTGGCCGCGTAGCAGTCCCCCAGGTTCAGCCAGCAGGTGCCGTCGTCGGCGAGCACCCGGCGGGCCTCGGCGAAGGTGGCCCGGAGGTTCTCCACGTACGCCTCCGGCGTGGGCTCCTGCCCGTACTGGCCCTCGCAGTAGTTCCTGAGACCCCAGTAGGGCGGGCTGGTGACGATGCAGTCCACCGAACCGTCCGCCATCTCGGCCAGCACCTCGCGCGCGTCCCCGTGGTAGATCGCCGCATGCTCGTCGCGCCAGTACGGCTCACGCAGCCCGCTCATCGGCGGCCTCCGACGGCCCGGATCGCCCACAGGACGCGGGTGACGTCGTCGGCTCGGCTGATGGCTTGCCACCCGAGGGGCCTGGGGACGATGCGGAAGCCGGCGTCCCACAAGTGGGTGCCAGGTTCGTCGATGCGGGTGTAGGCGATCAGGCGCCGGTAACCCATCTCGCGGACCAGGGGCCAGGCGGCACCGAGCAGCATTTGGCTGGCGTCGGATGTGCCGTCGGTGGCCAGGGCGAGGACCTCGGCGGTGTCGCCGTCGTCGAACACCCAGGCGGTGGGCCAGCCGATGAGCGCGACACCAACGAGCGTGCCGTCACCGCTCTGGGCACCGAGAGCGAACGCGGCACCGGCCGACGCAGCGGGGTCATGCCGGGTCCAGGCGATGAATGCCCGCGCGGTCTGAATCGGCACCGGTGAAATCACCAGCCGCTGATTCTCCAGACGCTCCGGACTGTTCAGGCCCTCGCACTCGTTTGCGATTGTCTTCTTGTCATTCCTGCTTTCCATCGTCTAGTCGGGACACGTTTCTCCGGATGTGTGCGCCATCGGTCCGCAGGACGGTCCGAGGCACATGACCAGGGATAGCCAACATCTCAGAGAACCCTCAGAGAGCGATCCCTCAGAGCAGACCCTGAGCCGGGAGGCGCCAAATCTGAACAACTCAGAGGTCCCGAGCGGCGGGTTATGCGGAAACTCTGCGGCGAAACTCTGAATCAGCTATGAGCAAATTCTGAGGCGGTGCGTAGACCAGTTTCCGAGACCAACGAATTCCTCTCGGACTGGAGCAAGACATGAGCACCGATCCCGTCACCGGTTCCCCGCTGGACACCGCGGAGACCTCGTTCCGGCTGCTGACCACAGGGCCGGGCGCGCTGTCCCTGAACTGCACCACGCTCGCCCCCGCCCTCCCCAGAGGCGAGGTGAACCTCGCGGAGCTGCGGATGCTGCTCACCAGCCGGCATGTCAGCGACGAGACGCGTGACGCCGTCTGGCGGGAGCTGGTGACGCGAGCACGGGTGCGTAAGGGAGCGTGGACGGTCGCCGCCGTCGGCATGGCGATGCCCATCCTGCGCATGATCGCCGCGGCGCTCACCCGGGACCTTCCCTACGGGGACCCGGCTGACGTCGACTCCGAGATCCTGGGCGGCTACCTGCGTGCCCTGCGCCGCCTGGACCTGGACACCGCGGACGTACGGTCTCGGCTGTGCCAGGCAGCGCGGTGCGCGGGCGAGCGTGCCATCCGGCACATCGTCTCGGCGGCCGAGCGGCGGCAACCGCCGGAGGAGTCTCCTCCCCGCCAACGTCCCCTGCCCTGTCCTGAGCTGGTGCTGGCCGACTCGGTGGCCCTTGGCGTGCTCAGCGAGCAGGACGCCGAACTGATCCTCCTGACCCGGCTGGGCGGCATGCCGCTGCGGCAACCGTCCCCCGCGACTCCCCCTCCCCCTGCTTCCTCAGCCGATGAGGAAGCGCCTACGGCTTCCGCGCGGAGCCAGGGAACTCCGGATGCAGCAACCGCAACCGACCCGAAGGGAGGCAGGGACACTACCCCTGGCTCCGCGCGGATTTCCTCCCGTCCCCGGTCTGCTGCCATTCGCGGCACTGCCCCGGCCGCTCGCCGCTGGAATGTGCTGCCGTACCGGCGGCTGCGGCAGTGGGCGGCACGGATCGGTTTCCGTGTCCTGCCGATGCTGGCCGGCGCGGTGCCGTTCGTTGCCGCCGCGGCGACCAGCGCCCTGGCCTCGTCGGTCATCGCCGCTCCGTCGGACCTGAACACGGTCTTCACCAACCTGCGGAACTGGCTGATCGGCCTGCTGGCGACGCTGGCCACGCTGATGCTGACCCTCGGCGGGCTCCGCTACCTGGTGGCGGGCGGTGATCCCGGCGAGGTCCAGAAGGCCAAGGCGGCGTTGAAGGCTGCCGCCTTCGGCTACGCGCTGGCCGTCCTGGCCCCGCTGTTCGTGAGCATCCTCAAGCGCGTCGTAGGCGGGTGAGCCCCATGACCCCGATTCGCGAGAAGCTCACGGCGACGTTCCGCCACCGGCTGCGTACGGCAGCCGCACGCGCCCGAAACTCCATGCCGGCTGGCAGTGCGGCAATGTGCCCGGCTGGGGCCGCACCACGAGCGGCAATCCGCGTCGTTGCCGTTGCCGGTGTGGTTGTCGGTGTCTGCGCTGTCGTGATCGTCACGGCGGCCTCGGCTCACGCGACGCCGATGCCTCTGCCATCTCCTGTTCCTGGGGCGTCCCCGCCCGCTCCCGGTGAGCTGCCGGTGCCGGAGGGAACGGGGATCGGCTTCGGCATCGGGGACTGGATCACCGGTCAGATCAACTCCTGGTTCGCCAGCCTGGTGTACCTGGCGATCAAGCCGTTGCTGGACCTGCTGGCGGTGACGCTGCTGGCCACCCCGGACGTGTCCGGCAGCGGCCGGGTCTTCGACCTGTGGAAGGCGACCGCCGCGATCGCCAACACCGGGTTCGTCCTGCTGGCGACCGTCGGTGCGATCAGCGCGATGGGCTACCAGACGGTGCAGACGCGGTATGCGGTCAAGGAGGTCCTGCCCCGGCTGTTCATCGCCGCCCTGGCCGCCAACGCCAGCTTCCTGCTGTGCGGGAAGGTCATCGAGATCGCCAATGCCCTGTCCAAGGCCCTGCTCGGGCAGGACTTCGACGGTCGCCGCGCCGCCGCCACCCTCCAGACGCTGATCATCGCGCCGAGCGCCTCGCAGCAGATCTTCTACGTCCTGCTCGCCCTGGTCGCGGTCGTCCTGCTGCTGCTGTTGCTGATCACGTTCGTCATGCGGGTGGCGCTGGTGCTGTTGCTGACGGTCGCCTCGCCGCTCGCGCTGGCCTGCCTGGCCCTGCCGTACACCGAGGGGCTGGCCCGGTTCTGGTGGCGGGCCTTCACCGGGCTCCTGCTCATCCAGGTCACCCAGTCGCTCACGCTCGTCCTGGCGGTGCGGATCTTCTTCAACCAGGACGGCCGACTGCTGCTCGGCATCGTCCCGACCGGCCAGCTCGTCAACCTGGTGCTCGCCCTGTGCCTGCTGATCATCTTGATCCGCATCCCTGGCTGGATCTCCCGCCGGATCTTCGCCGGGGTCGGCGGCCACTCGATGATCGGCCGGATGGTCAAGTACGCCTTGGCCTACAAGCTCACCTCGCCCGTCCTGGCCGCCCTGCACCTCCGCCCGGGTGGACGCCGGAGCAGCACGCCTCGGGTCGCCGGGCACGTGGCTGCCGCCCATGCGATGGCCGGGAGAACGATGGCCAGCCGAGCGCTTCCGGCGCTCGCCGCCGGTCCTGCTGGTACGGCTGCCGCTGCCGGCGCGACTGCCCTGACCGGGACCGCCGCCTCCGCGGCCCGAGGTGGGCCCGGTCCTGCCAAGCACGCGCCCGTGGCCGCCCGCCGCCCGATGAATCCGGCGGATTGGGAGGCCGCCCCTGTCAAGCACGCTCCGTCCGCTCCTGCTGTCCAGGGCAAGTACCGGAGGCCGCCGCGGCCGTCCGGTCCGGTTCCCCCGACGACGCCGGTATACGGGTATCCGCGCGAGACCTACTACGCCAACGGCCCGGCCGGGCTGGCCCAGATGTACCGGCTCCACACCCAGAACAGCCCATCACGGCCTGCCCGCCCACCGGTCCCGCCGGTGATGTTCCGGCCTCCCGTCTACCCCTCGCAGGGCGTCAGCGGACGCGCGGGCGACACAGGAGATCGCCGTACTCCGCCCCCCAACCCCACAGGAGATGAGGGCCGATGAGCTGGGTGCAGCCGGTTCGCATCCCCGCCGACGTGGACCAGGACGACAAGATCGTCGCCGGGTTCACCGCTCGCCAAGTGGTCATCCTCGTCGGCACCGGCGCTCTGCTCTACGCCGCGTACCTGCTCGTCGGTGACCGGGTGCCGCTCGTGGTCTGCGCCGCGGTGGCGCTGCCGATCGCGGTGGCCGGGATCCTGCTCGCGACCGCCCGACACGACGGTTTGTCGCTCGACCGCTACCTGCTCGCCGTCGTCCGCCACCTGCGCGCACCCAAACGCCTCGTCTCCGCTTCCCAGGAGGTGCCACCACCTCCCACGTGGATCGGCGCCAGGCCCGGCCCCGCTCCCGCGCAGCTACGCCTTCCCGTTCAGGGGATGGCAGAGGACGGGCTACTCGACCTCGGCCCGGACGGCGTCGCGGCCATCGCGGAGGTGTCCACGCTCAGCTTCGCCCTGCGTACCCCCGAGGAGCAGGACGCGCTGGTCACGGTGTTCGGGCGCTGGCTCAACTCGCTGTCGGGCCCGGTCCAGATCCTCGTACGCGCCGAACGGGTCGACCTCGCCGAAACGATCGCCACTCTTGAGCACAACGCCCGCCACCTGCCGCACCCGGCGCTGTCGGCCGCCGCGCTCCAGCACGCCGGCTTCCTCGCCGACATCGCCGGCCGTCATGACCTGCTGCGCCGCCAGGTCCTCCTGGTTGTACGTGAGCCCGCGGCAGGTAAGGCGCGGGAGGCCTCGGCGGCCCGTGCCCTGCGGCGGCTGGACGAAGCCGCTCGTCTGCTGTCGGCCTGCGGCCTGACCGTCCGCCTGCTCGACACCCCCGCCACGAGCGCACTGCTGGCCGCCTGCTTCGACCCGGCGGCACCGCCGCTACCCACCGTCCAGATGGCGGCTCCGGACCAGGTCATCACGAGAGGAGAACGCTGGTGAAGCTCGCCTTCCGCCGCACGACACAGCGCGCGCATGGGTTCGGCCCCGACGCGGTCGAAGTCCGGCCCCGGCACCTGCAGGTCGGCGACGACCACTGCGCGACGCTCGCCGTCACCGGCTACCCGCGCGAGGTCACACCCGGCTGGCTGGAACCCCTGCTCACCTACCCCGGGCGGCTGGACGTGTCCTTCCACGTCGACCCGGTGCCGTCCCTGGTCGCCTCCGACCGGCTCCGCAAACAGCTCGCCCGCCTGGAATCCGGCCTGCGCAGCGACCACCAGCACGGTCGGCTCATCGACCCCAGCGCGGAGGTCGCCGCCGAAGACGCCCAGGAGCTGGCCTCCCGGCTCGCGCGCGGCCAGGCCAAGCTGTTCCGCACCTCGATCTACCTCACGGTCCACGCCACCACTGCCGAGGAGTTGGAGAACGCCTGCGCCCAGGTCCGGGCCCTGGCCGCCTCCCTCCTGCTGGACGCGCGCGTGGTGACCTTCCGGCAGCTTCAGGGCTGGGTGTCGGCGCTGCCTATGGCGTACGACAACCTGCAGATGCGGCGCACCTTCGACACCCCGGCGCTCGCGGCGGCCTTCCCCTTCACCAGTCCCGACCTGACCGCCGACCTCGGCCCGACCACAGTCCTGTACGGCGCGAACGCGGCCAGCTCCTCCCTGGTGGCCTGGGACCGCTTCGCCCAGCCCAACCACAACTCGACCATCCTGGGCTGTTCGGGCGGCGGCAAGTCCTACCTGGCCAAGCTGGAAGCACTGCGCTCGCTCTACACCGGGGTTGAGGTCGCCGTCATCGACCCCGAAGACGAATACGCCCGTCTGTGCGCCGCAGTGGGCGGCGCCTACCTCCACCTCGGCGCGCCGCACGTCCGCCTCAACCCCTTCGACCTTCCAAGCCCCACCGGGCGAAGCACCACCGATCGCGAGGGCGATCCACTCACCCGCCGATCGTTGTTCCTGCACGCGCTGATCGCGGTCATGCTCGGCGGCCCGCTGGGCAGGACCGGCAAGGCTGCCCTTGATCGGGCCATCATCGCCGCCTACAAGCAGGCCGGGATCACCTTCGACCCGCGCACATGGAAACGCCGACCGCCACTGATGAGTGATCTGGTAAGCACGCTTACCGATGACGGGGATCCCGCAGCGGCGGAGATCGCCGCCGGGCTCGCGCCGTACGTCACCGGAAGCCACCGCCGACTCTTCGACGGCCACACCACCACCCGGCCCGACTCGCATCTGATCGTCTTCTCTCTGCGGGACCTGCCCGAAGAGCTCAAGGCCATCGGCACGCTGCTGACCCTGGACGCGGTTTGGCGGCGCGTCTCCGACCCGGTCAATCGCCGCCCTCGTCTCGTTGTGGTCGACGAGGCATGGCTGCTCATGCGCGACCCGGAGGGTGCGAAGTTCCTGCTGCGGATGGCCAAGAGTGCTCGCAAGCACTGGGCCGGGCTGTCGGTGGTAACCCAGGATGCCGCCGACCTGCTCGGCTCCGACATCGGTCAGGCGATCATCGCCAACTCCGCCACCCAGATCCTGCTCCGCCAGGCACCCCAGGCGATCGGCCGAGTCGCCGACGCCTTCCGCCTGTCCGACGGAGAACGGCAGCTCCTGCTGTCAGCCGACCGCGGTTTCGGCCTGCTGGCCGCCGACGCTGGTGCCTCTCGGGTCGCCTTCCAGGTCCTGGCCAGCGAGCAGGAACACCGCCTCGTGACTTCCTCCCCTCAAGAACTCGCCGAATACGCGGAGGTCGATCTGTGAACACCTCAATCAATCAACGGCTGGCTCGGCCGGAGGTGCTCACGCCACCGGTGGCCGCCGTACTCGAGTGCGAGAGCCTCGTCCAGCCAGCAGCGCCGTACGGCGTCCAAGGTAGGCAGGACCTCGGCGAAGTCGCGCTCATCCTTGGGACGCGGATTCTTGGCCTTGAACAGCAGCTGCACCTCCGGCGCGATCCTCATGACCCCGTCCTCGCGGATCGTCAGCGTCGACAGCGGACGGCGAATCCGTGCGTCACGCCGGTACACCCACGTCTCGCCCTCGGCCTCATCAAGCATCACCTGGAACCGCCACGGCCCGCCCGGGTGCTCACGCACCCAGATGTCATGCACATGGGCCGGCAGCACCTCACCGACCGGCCACGGCCGCAGCGTCCCTGGAGGGTCGGCCGCGTGCACGTCCCAGCCGGCCGGCAGCTCGCGTACGGCGAGTTGGTCGCGGCGCAGCACGGAGATGTCCACATCCCCGTGCTCACGGAAGGAACGGCCGACGGCCAGTTCGATTGCGTACCCGCCGCTCACCCACCACGGAGCGGCCAGGTCCCGGAACAACGCGACCACCTCGGCCAGCGGCATCGGCTCCCATGGGCCCCACGGCGTCTCGATCCTCGGCACCGACCCATCATCACCCGGCACGGCAGGACAGGTGAGGCCCGATGATTCAGGACCTTCTTTACAATCCGGATGTCTTCGTCGAGTGGTTCCTGGCCTGGGTGAACGCCCACGTCTGGTGGCTCACCTTCGGGGTTTCGGCCGCTGCGCTCGTCCTCGAACTGGTCAGCGCCCTGGTCGTACGGCTGCGCCACCGCGCCGCGACGAAGGGGGCGCGGTGCGTGGAGATCCTCGCGCCTCCAGTGGCGGACATGGCGGGGTCGGAGGCGCTGTGGACGAACCTGATGGGGCTGCTGCGCCCGGCCTGGAAGCGCGCCTTGTTCGGTCAGCCGCACCTGGCCTTCGAGTACGTCTTCGGCGTCGGCGGCGTACGGATCCGGCTGTGGGTTCCGGGCACCGTCCCGCAACACCTGGTGGAGCACGCGATCGAGTCGGCCTGGCCGTCGGCGCGCACGGCGGTCGTGGAGGCGGCCCCGCCCGTCCCGCTGACCGGACAGGCGACTGGCGGGCACCTGGTGATCGCCCGAAGCGAGCTGCTGCCAATTCGCCACTCCCACGACCACGACCCGCTCCGCGCCCTGCTCGGAGCCGTCGTGGGCATGCCAAGCTGGCAGCACGCCGCCGTCCAGATCCTCGCCCGCCCCGCCACCGGCCGCCGCCTGGCCCAGCTGATCAGCGGAGGCCCCGCCGGAGTGACCACCAGGGGCGGGCTGGCCGTACCGCTGGGGCTGGTGCGCGCCTTTCTGGACTTCGTCACCCCCGGCCCGATGCACCCCCGGCTCCATCCAGCGCATCTCAGCCCCACCAATCGTGCCGCCCGGCTGGAGGAATCGGCCGAAGCACGGGCCATCCGCGACAAAGCCCAGCGTCCCCGGTACGAGGTCGCGATCCGGTACGCCGTACAGGCAGACGATTCGACATCCGGGGACAAGCGCACCGCCGAGCAGGCCCGCGAGGCCCGCCGTAGCGCCATCCGGGGCCGGGCGCACGCGATCGCCTCGTCGTTCGCCCTGTTCGCCGGACATAACCGGCTGGAACGGCACCGGCTCGCGCTGCCCGCCGAGCGACTGGCGTCGCGGATGCTCCGGCGCGGGTTCCTGCTCTCGGTGCCCGAAATCGCCGCCCTGGCGCACCTTCCCTTGGACGCCGCCGTACCGGGTCTGAGCCGTGCCGGGGCCAGGTCGGTGCCGCCCGCGCCGCAGGTCTCCGCGAGGGGCAAGGTGCTCGGCTTCTGCGACGCCGGGCACGTGCGGCCGGTCGCGCTGCGCGTGGCCGACTCCTTCCACCACGTGCACGTCCTCGGCCCGAACGGCACCGGCAAAAGCACGCTGCTGGCCCAGATGATCCTGTCCGACATCGAGGCCGGCCACGGCGTCGCCGTCGTCGACGCCAAGGGTGACCTGGTCACCGACCTGCTCGGCCTCATTCCCGAAGAAGCGGGCGAGCGCATCGCTTTGATCGACCCGGACGACCGCCATCCCCGGCCGGCGCTCAACGTGCTGAGCGGCCCG
This region includes:
- a CDS encoding VirB4 family type IV secretion system protein; translated protein: MKLAFRRTTQRAHGFGPDAVEVRPRHLQVGDDHCATLAVTGYPREVTPGWLEPLLTYPGRLDVSFHVDPVPSLVASDRLRKQLARLESGLRSDHQHGRLIDPSAEVAAEDAQELASRLARGQAKLFRTSIYLTVHATTAEELENACAQVRALAASLLLDARVVTFRQLQGWVSALPMAYDNLQMRRTFDTPALAAAFPFTSPDLTADLGPTTVLYGANAASSSLVAWDRFAQPNHNSTILGCSGGGKSYLAKLEALRSLYTGVEVAVIDPEDEYARLCAAVGGAYLHLGAPHVRLNPFDLPSPTGRSTTDREGDPLTRRSLFLHALIAVMLGGPLGRTGKAALDRAIIAAYKQAGITFDPRTWKRRPPLMSDLVSTLTDDGDPAAAEIAAGLAPYVTGSHRRLFDGHTTTRPDSHLIVFSLRDLPEELKAIGTLLTLDAVWRRVSDPVNRRPRLVVVDEAWLLMRDPEGAKFLLRMAKSARKHWAGLSVVTQDAADLLGSDIGQAIIANSATQILLRQAPQAIGRVADAFRLSDGERQLLLSADRGFGLLAADAGASRVAFQVLASEQEHRLVTSSPQELAEYAEVDL
- a CDS encoding type IV secretory system conjugative DNA transfer family protein → MIQDLLYNPDVFVEWFLAWVNAHVWWLTFGVSAAALVLELVSALVVRLRHRAATKGARCVEILAPPVADMAGSEALWTNLMGLLRPAWKRALFGQPHLAFEYVFGVGGVRIRLWVPGTVPQHLVEHAIESAWPSARTAVVEAAPPVPLTGQATGGHLVIARSELLPIRHSHDHDPLRALLGAVVGMPSWQHAAVQILARPATGRRLAQLISGGPAGVTTRGGLAVPLGLVRAFLDFVTPGPMHPRLHPAHLSPTNRAARLEESAEARAIRDKAQRPRYEVAIRYAVQADDSTSGDKRTAEQAREARRSAIRGRAHAIASSFALFAGHNRLERHRLALPAERLASRMLRRGFLLSVPEIAALAHLPLDAAVPGLSRAGARSVPPAPQVSARGKVLGFCDAGHVRPVALRVADSFHHVHVLGPNGTGKSTLLAQMILSDIEAGHGVAVVDAKGDLVTDLLGLIPEEAGERIALIDPDDRHPRPALNVLSGPDRETLADNLVGIFHKIYADSWGPRSDDILRGCALTLSRNGGTLADIPALLSDHPYRKDLTERLDDPFLLGFWNWYEHLSEQAQAHVTAPIMNKLRAFLLRPFVRDILGSAQSTFDVGDVLDGKILLARLPKGVLGDDTARLLGSLLLAQVWQAASHRARLGHARSPSALYVDETQNFLNLPHALSDMLAEARAYRLSMVLAHQHLAQLPRDLCQAISSDARNKIYFSLSPEDAREVEHHFSPYLTRHDLANLGAFQAAARLVVRSAETPPFTLRTRPLPEPDPDLAARIRLAAARAHGRHPAAGDPLPEGDPRTQPKGDE
- a CDS encoding XF1762 family protein; this encodes MESRNDKKTIANECEGLNSPERLENQRLVISPVPIQTARAFIAWTRHDPAASAGAAFALGAQSGDGTLVGVALIGWPTAWVFDDGDTAEVLALATDGTSDASQMLLGAAWPLVREMGYRRLIAYTRIDEPGTHLWDAGFRIVPRPLGWQAISRADDVTRVLWAIRAVGGRR
- a CDS encoding conjugal transfer protein TrbL family protein encodes the protein MPEGTGIGFGIGDWITGQINSWFASLVYLAIKPLLDLLAVTLLATPDVSGSGRVFDLWKATAAIANTGFVLLATVGAISAMGYQTVQTRYAVKEVLPRLFIAALAANASFLLCGKVIEIANALSKALLGQDFDGRRAAATLQTLIIAPSASQQIFYVLLALVAVVLLLLLLITFVMRVALVLLLTVASPLALACLALPYTEGLARFWWRAFTGLLLIQVTQSLTLVLAVRIFFNQDGRLLLGIVPTGQLVNLVLALCLLIILIRIPGWISRRIFAGVGGHSMIGRMVKYALAYKLTSPVLAALHLRPGGRRSSTPRVAGHVAAAHAMAGRTMASRALPALAAGPAGTAAAAGATALTGTAASAARGGPGPAKHAPVAARRPMNPADWEAAPVKHAPSAPAVQGKYRRPPRPSGPVPPTTPVYGYPRETYYANGPAGLAQMYRLHTQNSPSRPARPPVPPVMFRPPVYPSQGVSGRAGDTGDRRTPPPNPTGDEGR
- a CDS encoding PrgI family protein, with protein sequence MSWVQPVRIPADVDQDDKIVAGFTARQVVILVGTGALLYAAYLLVGDRVPLVVCAAVALPIAVAGILLATARHDGLSLDRYLLAVVRHLRAPKRLVSASQEVPPPPTWIGARPGPAPAQLRLPVQGMAEDGLLDLGPDGVAAIAEVSTLSFALRTPEEQDALVTVFGRWLNSLSGPVQILVRAERVDLAETIATLEHNARHLPHPALSAAALQHAGFLADIAGRHDLLRRQVLLVVREPAAGKAREASAARALRRLDEAARLLSACGLTVRLLDTPATSALLAACFDPAAPPLPTVQMAAPDQVITRGERW
- a CDS encoding site-specific DNA-methyltransferase, yielding MSGLREPYWRDEHAAIYHGDAREVLAEMADGSVDCIVTSPPYWGLRNYCEGQYGQEPTPEAYVENLRATFAEARRVLADDGTCWLNLGDCYAANSDGWARGKDYNIRQPEVRPKARLVVPPKNLLGMPWRVAFALQEDGWILHNAIVWSKPNAMPQSVRDRMSNRYELIFLLVKQQRYWFDLDPVRQPYTGDRPITRRARSGGSKANSITTAWPPPGKYGSDGEDSAGTRHGVAMRPTGARHAAAHPNGRNPGDVWSIPTRPLRAAHFGAFPIDIPLRAIAAGCRPGGTVLDPFTGSGTTGIAARQLGRKFAGIELNADYCQLARTRLLAAAGAAIPAGGEGD
- a CDS encoding nucleotidyltransferase domain-containing protein, which produces MPRIETPWGPWEPMPLAEVVALFRDLAAPWWVSGGYAIELAVGRSFREHGDVDISVLRRDQLAVRELPAGWDVHAADPPGTLRPWPVGEVLPAHVHDIWVREHPGGPWRFQVMLDEAEGETWVYRRDARIRRPLSTLTIREDGVMRIAPEVQLLFKAKNPRPKDERDFAEVLPTLDAVRRCWLDEALALEYGGHRWREHLRPSQPLID